GCTGGCGCGTATCCGCGGCACGAAGGCAAAGATGGCGATCTGGCCTGAGCTTTCGCCAGCGGAGTGCATAGCCGAATCGCAAGTCCTGCTGGCTGCTTGGCGCGAACTGCTGGCGTCGCTCGGTGAAGCGGTCCTGAACCAGCCCGCCACCTATAAGAACAGCAAGGGCGAGCCGTGGACGAGCACCGTGAGCGAGATCCTGACGCACGTCGCACTGCATGGCGCTTATCATCGCGGACAGATCGCCACGCTGCTGCGCGATTCCGGCAACGAGCCCGCCTACACCGACTACATCCACGCCGTGCGCAGCGGATTGCTGTAGCCCGCACACACTATACGGCGATCGGATATACGGCG
This DNA window, taken from Acidobacteriota bacterium, encodes the following:
- a CDS encoding DinB family protein, coding for MIAHFQQLFTYDDWANREAAASVERAASAPEKAHKVLAHIIGTQWLWLARIRGTKAKMAIWPELSPAECIAESQVLLAAWRELLASLGEAVLNQPATYKNSKGEPWTSTVSEILTHVALHGAYHRGQIATLLRDSGNEPAYTDYIHAVRSGLL